The proteins below are encoded in one region of Micromonospora pisi:
- a CDS encoding lantibiotic dehydratase, which translates to MSPAPIAAVSDPDTLQRAPATELAPYALVRMAAVPYPTAPAGSATFRSALAELVQRSAEAGATAAGLSDALHDTATAHDPRFHRTVVLPLRRDIHNGRLPRTTTRSALGDLAERVPGLDEWLRAQDEIARLTGTVAAAAPAALAAEREALAGICRHDEVRRAVTLIGTDLLRGVDRVAASGAHPDSRARKAEPTVLRYALRASSKTSPLSWFTQVAWAGWAGPDTAERVDAGAPVAVTALNRTPLAAVTASVLGAAPRRDQLPHRLAPGLRLLDGRVVFRRDVPVPGSHRLAVQREEEVGLAHNRPLDLVVAAVRAAGPAGAAPADLAGTLAARLPGPAERTGPAALTYVRGLVEAGLLTPVAPFDPQRATAVRDFADWLDRHDATRLASGLRDLQADADTFPELTATDRPAALHRITQRWQVVCDEAGVPESPASPLTEDVGRRGRMLLGPTHGADAAATLPELGALVELFDQHLLVRRLLRDRFVAQFGIGGRCAELTEFTADLTDIWQAADLVGVDGRMAASGERQHLLTDELRGLAEGRAALTAAIRACAEPGAPEVRLHRRLLTEAAEAVPRWAYGRPASYSFFVQPAVTPSGPLLAVNHVYAGFGRFTSRFLDLVHPSAGAAVAAQLRRTFDPAARLAQFRPVNGFNANLHPLVAPDEVVEDPALGGIVADELELWHHAETDQIRLRHRGSGQFVDVLYLGFLVPFVMPDRFAPLYGDLGCGIVDLSHLTTAATVDGVAVRPRLRYRNVVLSRRSWTVPPDRVAGWRTELDADGEVPALATARGRARWGLPEHVFLSSDGATLRRPEDLFHYLDRPKPQYVDLGNALHLRCLSRLLGRHSSAVQISEAMPVPGVQSPTGRVVELVTETYRRAS; encoded by the coding sequence GCGCCGGCCGGGTCCGCCACGTTCCGGTCGGCGTTGGCCGAACTCGTCCAGCGCAGCGCCGAGGCGGGGGCGACGGCAGCCGGACTCAGCGACGCCCTGCACGACACGGCGACCGCACACGACCCGAGATTCCACCGCACGGTGGTGCTGCCGCTGCGCCGCGACATCCACAACGGACGGCTGCCCCGAACGACGACCCGGTCCGCGCTGGGCGACCTCGCGGAACGCGTACCCGGGCTGGATGAGTGGCTGCGCGCGCAGGACGAGATCGCCCGGCTCACCGGGACCGTCGCGGCCGCCGCGCCGGCCGCGCTCGCCGCCGAGCGGGAGGCGCTCGCCGGCATCTGCCGCCACGACGAGGTACGACGCGCCGTCACCCTGATCGGCACCGACCTGCTGCGCGGGGTGGACCGGGTCGCCGCCTCCGGCGCCCACCCGGACAGCCGGGCGCGCAAGGCCGAGCCGACGGTGCTGCGGTACGCCCTGCGGGCCTCCTCGAAAACCAGCCCACTGTCCTGGTTCACCCAGGTCGCCTGGGCCGGCTGGGCCGGTCCGGACACCGCCGAACGGGTCGACGCCGGTGCCCCGGTGGCGGTGACCGCACTGAACCGGACACCGCTGGCCGCCGTGACGGCCTCGGTGCTCGGCGCCGCGCCCCGCCGCGACCAACTGCCGCACCGCCTCGCCCCCGGCCTGCGGCTGCTCGACGGCCGGGTGGTCTTCCGACGGGATGTGCCGGTGCCCGGATCCCACCGGCTGGCCGTGCAGCGCGAGGAGGAGGTGGGGCTGGCGCACAACCGACCGCTGGACCTCGTCGTCGCGGCGGTCCGGGCCGCCGGTCCGGCCGGTGCCGCCCCGGCCGACCTCGCCGGCACACTCGCCGCCCGGTTGCCCGGCCCCGCCGAGCGGACCGGGCCGGCCGCGCTCACCTACGTACGCGGCCTGGTCGAGGCGGGTCTGCTCACTCCGGTGGCCCCGTTCGACCCCCAGCGGGCCACGGCGGTACGCGACTTCGCCGACTGGCTGGACCGGCACGACGCGACCCGGCTCGCCTCCGGCCTGCGAGACCTCCAGGCCGACGCCGACACGTTCCCCGAGCTGACCGCGACCGACCGACCGGCGGCCCTCCACCGGATCACCCAGCGGTGGCAGGTTGTCTGCGACGAGGCCGGCGTACCGGAGTCGCCGGCATCCCCGCTCACCGAAGACGTCGGCCGACGGGGCCGGATGCTGCTCGGGCCCACGCACGGCGCGGACGCCGCCGCCACCCTGCCCGAACTCGGCGCCCTGGTCGAACTCTTCGACCAGCACCTGCTGGTCCGCCGGCTGCTCCGGGACCGCTTCGTCGCCCAGTTCGGGATCGGCGGACGATGCGCCGAACTGACCGAGTTCACCGCCGACCTGACCGACATCTGGCAGGCCGCCGACCTGGTCGGGGTGGACGGCCGAATGGCCGCCTCCGGCGAGCGGCAACACCTGCTCACCGACGAACTGCGGGGGCTAGCCGAGGGACGGGCCGCACTCACCGCCGCCATCCGCGCCTGTGCCGAGCCCGGCGCACCCGAGGTGCGCCTGCACCGGCGACTGCTCACCGAGGCGGCCGAGGCAGTGCCCCGCTGGGCGTACGGGAGGCCGGCGTCATACAGCTTCTTCGTACAACCGGCGGTCACCCCGTCCGGCCCACTGCTGGCGGTCAACCACGTGTACGCCGGATTCGGCCGCTTCACCAGCCGGTTCCTGGACCTGGTGCACCCGAGCGCGGGCGCCGCCGTCGCCGCCCAGCTGCGCCGCACATTCGACCCGGCCGCCCGGCTCGCGCAGTTCCGGCCGGTCAACGGCTTCAACGCCAACCTGCACCCGCTGGTGGCACCGGACGAGGTGGTCGAGGACCCGGCGCTGGGCGGCATCGTCGCGGACGAACTGGAGCTGTGGCACCACGCCGAAACCGATCAGATCCGGCTGCGCCACCGCGGCAGCGGTCAGTTCGTCGACGTGCTGTACCTGGGGTTCCTGGTGCCGTTCGTGATGCCGGACCGGTTCGCCCCGCTCTACGGCGACCTCGGGTGCGGGATCGTCGACCTCAGTCACCTGACCACCGCGGCCACCGTCGACGGGGTGGCCGTACGGCCCCGGCTGCGCTACCGGAACGTGGTGCTGAGCCGGCGGTCGTGGACCGTACCGCCGGACCGGGTTGCCGGGTGGCGGACCGAACTCGACGCCGACGGGGAGGTGCCGGCGCTGGCCACGGCGCGCGGGCGGGCCCGCTGGGGGCTGCCCGAGCACGTCTTCCTCAGCTCCGACGGCGCGACGCTGCGGCGCCCGGAAGACCTGTTCCACTACCTCGACCGGCCCAAGCCGCAGTACGTGGACCTCGGCAACGCGTTGCACCTGCGCTGCCTGTCCCGCCTGCTGGGCCGGCACAGCTCGGCGGTGCAGATCAGCGAGGCGATGCCGGTGCCCGGCGTACAGAGCCCCACCGGACGGGTTGTCGAACTCGTCACCGAGACCTACCGGAGGGCGTCATGA
- a CDS encoding lantibiotic dehydratase C-terminal domain-containing protein: MTEAGHQHGLPGHVVTPIAAATAAVVCYYYEPVKAPLLRDAVLPAIDAAGREHPDVFAQLERHWRHGPHLRVQLTGAAASVDRAANRMARRLREHLAIHPSTVDVSTDTLLARSELAGQAELIPPPYTPIHPDNTVRIEQVDDGRMLDLLETTEAVRCRAALLRLGLPTVGATLARLGAAGDTASARVWLTVAAMSAHAGQYPLGLGDGHQSFFSHLEEFLLHSDPEGTLRARYQRQWERHGDAVTEAVARVAGGGAADPAEDAWLAWTRSARTLAEPVYDRGHLPPVPGAGYLTRARGMGDESTSRRWDPQRRTAYSDYHQLLQQIDFNRVRHQREFVVYRFATNVLYLLLTICDVTPVERYLAAYLMSRAAERLTGITWRERLNGYLAVLAAEARDGNPDRGSGSGSGSGAIIGQGAKS; encoded by the coding sequence ATGACCGAAGCCGGTCACCAGCACGGGCTGCCCGGCCACGTGGTCACGCCGATCGCCGCAGCTACCGCCGCCGTCGTCTGCTACTACTACGAACCGGTGAAGGCCCCGCTGCTGCGGGACGCCGTCCTGCCGGCGATCGACGCGGCCGGGCGGGAGCACCCGGACGTCTTCGCCCAGCTCGAGCGGCACTGGCGCCACGGTCCGCACCTGCGGGTGCAGTTGACCGGTGCGGCCGCGTCCGTCGACCGCGCGGCGAACCGGATGGCGCGGCGTCTCCGGGAACACCTGGCAATCCATCCCTCCACGGTGGACGTCTCGACGGACACGCTGCTGGCCCGCTCGGAGCTGGCCGGGCAGGCGGAACTCATCCCGCCGCCGTACACGCCGATCCACCCGGACAACACGGTACGGATCGAGCAGGTCGACGACGGACGCATGCTCGACCTGCTGGAAACCACCGAGGCGGTGCGCTGCCGTGCCGCGCTGCTCCGGCTCGGCCTGCCCACCGTCGGTGCCACGCTGGCCCGGCTCGGCGCCGCCGGAGACACCGCGAGCGCCCGGGTCTGGCTGACCGTCGCGGCGATGTCGGCCCACGCCGGCCAGTATCCGCTCGGGCTCGGCGACGGTCACCAGTCGTTCTTCTCCCACCTGGAGGAGTTCCTGCTCCACTCCGATCCGGAGGGCACCCTGCGGGCGCGCTACCAGCGCCAGTGGGAGCGGCACGGTGACGCGGTCACCGAAGCGGTGGCCCGGGTGGCCGGTGGCGGGGCCGCGGATCCGGCCGAGGACGCCTGGCTGGCCTGGACCAGGTCCGCGCGCACACTCGCCGAGCCGGTGTACGACCGGGGGCATCTGCCGCCCGTACCGGGCGCGGGTTATCTGACCCGGGCCCGTGGCATGGGCGACGAGAGCACCAGCCGGCGGTGGGACCCGCAGCGGCGTACGGCGTACAGCGACTACCACCAACTGCTCCAACAGATCGACTTCAACCGGGTACGGCACCAGCGGGAGTTCGTCGTCTACCGCTTCGCCACGAACGTGCTGTACCTGCTGCTCACCATCTGCGACGTCACGCCGGTCGAACGGTACCTGGCCGCGTACCTGATGAGCCGGGCCGCCGAGCGCCTCACCGGCATCACCTGGCGGGAGCGGCTGAACGGCTATCTCGCGGTCCTCGCCGCCGAGGCCCGCGACGGCAACCCCGATCGCGGCAGCGGCAGCGGCAGCGGCAGCGGCGCCATCATCGGACAGGGAGCGAAATCTTGA